From the genome of Alcanivorax sp.:
GCCTCATGGCCTTTTCCAGGCCTTCCAGGGTCAGCGGGAACATATTGTGTTCCACCAGCTGCTTGATCCACTGGGTTGAGGTGGTCATCTGCCAGGCGCGCTCGGGTTCCGGGTTCAACCACACCACCTTCTCGTAGGTCTCCATGATGCGCTGGAACCAGACCGCCCCGGCCTCATCGTTCCAGTGCTCCACGCTGCCGCCCACAGAATTCACCTCGTAGGGGCTCATGGCGGCATCGCCCACAAAGATCACCTTGTAGTCGCTGCCGTACTTGTGGAGCACGTCCCAGGTGGACATCTTCTCGTCCCAGCGACGGCGATTATCCTTCCACACGTATTCGTAGACGAAGTTATGGAAGTAGAAGTACTCCATGTGCTTGAACTCTACCCGGGCGGCAGAGAACAGCTCTTCGCAGATCTTGATGAAGGGATCCATGGAACCGCCCACATCGAAGAACAGCAGCACCTTGGCGCGGTTCTCCTGCTCGCGACGCATCTTGATGTCGAGCAGGCCGGCATTGGCGGCGGTGGAGCGGATGGTGTCGTCCAGATCCAGTTCTTCCTGGTTGCTGGTGCGGGCAAACTTGCGCAGACGCCGCAGGGCCAGCTTGATGTTACGGGTACCCAGCTCCACGGAGTCATCCAGATTACGGAATTCCCGCTTCTCCCAAACCTTCACCGCCTTCTTGTTCCGGGAAGGGCCGGTCATGCGAACCCCTTCCGGGTTGGCACCATGGCCACCAAAGGGGCTGGTACCGCCGGTACCCACCCACTTGTTACCACCCTGATGGCGCTTTTCCTGCTCTTCCAGGCGCTTGCGCAGTTCGTCGAGGATCTTTTCCAGGCTACCCAGCCCTTGCAGTTTCTCTAACTCTTCCTGGCTCAGGTTCTTTTCCAGTTCCTTGCGCAGCCATTCGTCCGGAATCACCTTGCTGAGCCAGTCCGGTTCCAGTTCTTCCAGCCCTTCAAAGTAACTGGCGAAGGCTTGATCGAAGCGGTCATAGAACTTCTCATCCTTGACCATCACCGCCCGGCTGAGCATGTAGAAATCTTCTACAGAGCCAAACGCCACATGGGCCTGCAGGGCTGAACAGAGATCCAGCAACTCACGCAGCGTTACCGGAACCCGGTAGCGGCGCAGATTTTCAAAGAAACCAATCAGCATGGAGTTATCAGCTTTCGCGACGATTCATGAAGGCCAACCGCTCAAGCAGCTGCACGTCCGATTCGTTCTTGAGCAGTGCGCCGTACAGCGGCGGCACCGCGCTCTTGGTATCCCGGTTGCGCAGCACGTCTTCCGGAATATCGTCGGCCATCAACAACTTCAGCCAGTCGATCAGCTCACTGGTGGACGGCTTCTTCTTCAGGCCCGGCACCTTGCGCAGGTCGAAGAAGATCTGTAGGGCTTCAGTGACCAGGTTCTTCTTGATCTCGGGATAATGCACATCAACGATGGCCTGCATGGTCTCGGCATCAGGGAAGTTGATGTAGTGGAAGAAGCAGCGACGCAGGAAGGCGTCCGGCAGCTCCTTCTCGTTGTTGGAGGTGATGATCACAATGGGGCGCTGCTTGGCCTTGATCAGCTCACCGGTTTCATAGACGAAGAACTCCATGCGATCCAGCTCCTGGAGCAGATCGTTGGGGAATTCGATGTCGGCCTTGTCGATCTCGTCGATCAGCAATACCACCTGCCCTTCGTGGGTGAAGGCCTCCCACAGCTTGCCTTTCTTCAGGTAGTTGGACACGTCTTCCACACCCTCTGCACCCAGCTGGGAATCACGCAGGCGGGAGACCGCATCGTACTCATACAAGCCCTGCTGGGCCTTGGTGGTAGATTTCACATTCCAGGAAAGCAGGGGCAAGCCCAGGGATTCGGCCACCTGTTCGGCGAGCAAGGTCTTGCCGGTGCCGGGTTCGCCCTTGATCAGCAAGGGGCGCTTTAGCGCGATGGCGGCGTTGACCGCCATTTTGAGGTCATCAGTGGCGACGTATTGGTCGGTACCCTGAAACTGCATGAATTTCTCCACTCTTTGGTGCTTCCGAGACAAGTGTGCAACTCTAACAATCTGATTTCCGGGCGCAAAGGGCCGTTTGAGCCAAGGAAACAGTGATTTACGTCAGGGCTGTGCCATAATCCGCGCCATGAATCTGCTACTTCTCACACCAGAACAGCACCTTGCAGGGGCCCGATGGCGGCTGACACCCCGACAGGCGCAGCATGTCCTGACAGTCCTCAATGGGGTGCCGGGTCAGCAAATACGCGCAGGACTACTGAATGGTGACGTGGGATTAGCCACAATAGAAACCATTAAAAACAGTGAGATAGAGGTATTTTTTAAAGCAGATTCGCAGCCCGTGTCTCCTCCGGGACTCTCCCTGTTGCTCGCCCTTCCCCGCCCGAAGATGCTCAAACGCCTGCTCATCGACGCCACCAGCCTGGGGATTAAACAGATTGTGCTGATCAACAGCTGGAAGGTGGACAAGAGCTACTGGCAGACCCCCAATCTCAAGGCTGATCTGCTTCGTGAAAAGATGTTGCTGGGGCTTGAGCAGGCTCGCGATACGGTGCTCCCGACCCTGACCCTGGCCCCCCGCTTTCGACCGTTTGTGGAAGATAACCTGGATAGCTGGGCGGGCAACAGCCAACGCATTCTTGCCCACCCCGGCGACCATCCCCCCATGCCGCACAGCCAGACCTCACCAACCACCCTGGCCATTGGCCCCGAAGGCGGTTGGACCGATTATGAGGTGGAGATGCTGCAGAAGCAGGGATTCAGCTGTTTCAGCTTCGGCTCGCGCATATTACGGGTAGAAACTGCCCTGCCCGCCCTGGTGGGACGGTTAATGCAACTGCCCTGAAAGCCTTGTTTTACCACAGAGATCACGGCGTTCACTGAGCAAAACATAGTCAGCGTTAACGCATGCTTGGGCTGTAGGAGCGCCACTTGGGGCGCGAATCGAGCGCCAGCGAGTAACGCAAAGCGAAAGGCTATAACACCGCCAAACACGAGTGTTTTGCTCTTCGTAACACGCTTCTCGCAACGCTCATACAAGCTGTTCGCGGCTCGAGCGCCGCTCCTACGGTAAGGCTGTGCAACCAAGGAGCACAGAGATCACTGCTTCACCAAGGCATTTCCTCAGTAAACGCTGTGATCGCTGTGGTGGTAAAAACCGTCTTACAGGATTTTAACGACGGTAGGGTCCGCGGCGGGCTTTGCGGGGGGGCTTGCTGCCTTTCTGGTGGCGCAGGCGGGCTCGACCGTACAGGCCGGTATATTTTTTACCCTTCAGCTCAACCTTGTCGATCAGGCCCTGAATCTGCTGGGGCTCCAGCTCCATCCAGCGCCCCTGACGGAGCTGCGGAGGAAGACGCAGATCGCCAAAACGAATCCGCATCAAGCGCGCCACATCCAGGTCCTGTGACTGAAACAGGCGCCGGACTTCACGGTATTTACCGCCTACCAGCGTGACCTTGTACCAGTGGTTGGCACCCTCTTCCGCACCACCGGCATCCTCGATGGTCTCGAATTTGGACACCCCGTCTTCCAGCAGCACACCGTCCAGCATGGCTTGCCGTTTTTCCGCGGTGAGCTCACCACGCACACGCACGGCATATTCGCGCACGAAGCCATTGGAGGGATGCATCAGGCGGTGAGCCAGCTCCCCATCCGTAGTGAACAGCAGCAGGCCGGTGGTACTGATATCAAGACGCCCCACCTGTACCCAGCGCAGGCCATTCAAACGCGGCAGATTATCAAACACCGTGGGTCGACCTTCCGGGTCGTTGCGTGAACACACCTCGCCCGGAGGCTTGTGGTACATGATCACACGCTGTTCGATGTCTTCTTCTGGCTTCACTTTGATTGTCCTGCCATCCACTCGGAGCACATCTTCAGGGCCAACCCGGTCACCCAGAGTGGCGATATTGCCATTGACGGAAACCCGACCTGCCTCGATCCAGGTTTCCAGTTCCCGGCGTGAACCCAGGCCCGCCCGGGCCAGGACCTTCTGCAATTTTTCCGTTTCACTCATGACGATTCGGGCTGTCCTCGGTATTGGCAGCCTCAGCGGCTGTCACGTCAGCGAAGTGCTCTTCACTGCTCTCATTACGGTCTTCACTGTTGCCCTGTTCGTCCTCGACGGGCGCTTGATCCCTGTTTTCTTCTGCAGTGCCTTGTGATGTGTCTTCGCCATCATTGTCTGCCTGCCGAGCAGGCTTGCGGCGGAATTCATCCTCGAAACTGGCCAGCACGGCATCCACGTTATCCATGCTCATCAGGTCCGCTTCATCCACATCCGGTTCTTGCTCCAGCCCCGGGAAGCTCTCCTGGTCGCTGGGCAGCCGGGCTTCGTGCTCCTCTTCCAGCAACCCCTGACCATCTTCACCTTGCGGCGCTTCATCATGGTCACCGGGGGCGGCGTTTACCGGGGGAACATCGGTGAGTTCAAGTTCTTCGTTGACCTTGTCCAGATCACGGATTTCCGAGAGCGGCGGCAAATCCTCAAGACTTTTCAGGTCGAAATAATCCAGGAACTGCCGTGTGGTGGCGAACATGGCAGGTCGGCCAGGCACATCGCGATGCCCCACCACACGCACCCAGTTTCGCTCCAGCAAACTTTTGACGATATGCGAGCTTACCGAAACGCCACGAATCTCTTCGATTTCGCCACGGGTAATGGGCTGGCGATAAGCGATCAGGGCCAGGGTTTCCAAAATGGCCCGGCTGTAGCGGGGCGGTTTTTCCTGCCACAGCCGGCTGACCCACTGCCCCAGCTCGGGACGTGCCTGAAAGCGGAACCCGGACGCCACCTCGCGCAGATAAATACCGCGATCGGCATAGTCTTCCGCCAGTGACTCCAGCAGCTTGGCCAACTCCGGTTTGCTGGGCTGATCTTCTTCGTCGAACAGCATCAGCATGGCATCGCGATCCAGCGGCCCTTCAGCAACCAGGATAGCGGCTTCAATCACTTTCTTGATCTTGTCAGCGTCCACGCTTACCCCTCGGTACCGTCATGGGCGTCATTCTCCGTTTCCGGCTCGTCTTCCAGCTCCAGCTGGGCAAGCACGTCTGATTCTTCCATCACCAGGGTCTTGGCCTTTACATGGATCGGCGCAAAGGGTTCGTTTTGAACCAGTTCGATCAGGGCCCCCTTGACCAGTTCCAGTACGGCCAGAAAGCTCACTACCACCCCAAGCCTGCCCTCTTCCGGGTTGAACAGCTCGATGAAGGGAACGAATTCTCGACCCTTGAGCTTGTCGAGCACATTGGCCATGCGCTCACGGGTGGACAGCTTCTCGCGGGAGACCTGGTGACTTTCGAACATGTCTGCCCGGTGCATGACCTCCTTGAGGGCCAGCAACAGTTCGCGCATGTCCACATCCGGCTGGGCTTTCTCCCGGGTGTATTCTGGACGTTTGGCTGCCGCCGGGAACACGTCCCGTTCCAGCCGTGGCAGCTCGTCGATGTCTTCGGCCGCCTTCTTGAAGCGTTCATATTCCTGGAGACGACGAATCAACTCAGCGCGCGGATCTTCGCCTTCCTCGTCATCGTCTTCGGACTGGCGCGGAAGCAGCATGCGCGACTTGATCTCGCCCAGCATGGCGGCCATGACCAGATACTCCGCCGCCAGCTCGAAGTTCATGGCCTTCATCAGCTCCACATACTCCATGTACTGCACGGTGATGGTGGCCACCGGCACATCGAGGATGTCCAGATTCTGGCGTTTGATCAGGTAAAGCAACAGATCCAGCGGTCCCTCGAACGCTTCCAGGAACACTTCCAGTGCATCCGGCGGGATGTACAGATCATCCGGCAGCTTGGTAATTGCCTTGCCGTAGACCAGCCCGAACGGCATCTCCGCCTGCTGGGCGTGCTGCCCATCAGGGGGGGGCTGCGTTGTCGGTTCTGCCGTTTCCGTCATCGTCGTTCCCTGGCCGCGTTAGCGGTAGTTCAGGCCCATGCTGACACGCACTTCTTCCAGCGTGGCGCGTGCGGCTTCACGAGCCTCTTCACAGCCCTCTGCCACAATGGTGCGCACCAGATCCGGGTTACGCAAATGCTCCTCGGCACGCTTGCGAATGGGCTCCAACTCTTCCTGAACTGCCTCGATAATCGGTTTTTTGCAATCCAGGCAACCGATACCCGCGCTGGTGCAACCGTCACGCACCCAGTCCCGGGTGGGTTCGTCGGAATACACCATGTGGAACTGCCACACCGGACAGTTATCAGGATTGCCCGCATCGGTGCGACGAACCCTGGCGGGATCGGTGGGCATACGGCGGATCTTGCTTTCCACTTCCGCCGGCTCTTCACGCATGCTGATAAAATTGCCGTAGGACTTGGACATCTTCTGCCCATCCAGCCCGGGCATTTTGGACGCCGGCGTTAACAATGCCTGGGGCTCCGGCAGGATGACCTTGCCGCCCCCTTCCAGATCGCCCAGCAGGCGCTCCTTGTCACCCAGAGTGATGTTCTGTTGGGCGTCGACCAGTGCGCGCGCGGTTTCCAACGCGGTTTCGTCGCCTTTTTCCTGATACTGACGACGATGATTCACATAGATCTTCGACTGTTTCTTGCCCATTTTCTTGATGGCCGCTTCCACCGCTTCCTCGAAGCCCGGCTCGCGCCCGTACAGGTGATTGAAACGGCGGGCCACTTCGCGGGTCAATTCCACATGGGCAACCTGATCGGCACCCACCGGCACCTGACCGGCCCGGTAGGCAAGAATGTCGGCGGATTGCAGCAGCGGATAGCCCAGGAAACCGTAAGTGCTGAGATCTTTTTCGCGCAGTTTTTCCTGCTGATCCTTGTAGGTGGGAACCCGCTCCAGCCAGGACAAGGGTGTCATCATCGACAGCAGCAGATGCAACTCCGCATGCTCGGGCACCTGGCTCTGGATAAACAGGGTGGCGGAGCCCGGGTTGACCCCGGCGGCCAGCCAGTCGATGACCAGATCCCACACATGGCGCTCGATATTCTGGGGATTTTCGTATTCCGTGGTCAGCCCATGCCAGTCAGCCACAAAGAAAAAGCATTCGAATTCATGCTGCAGACGCACCCAGTTCTTGAGCACGCCATGGTAGTGCCCCAGGTGCAGGCGGCCAGTGGCTCGCATGCCGGAAACAACGCGCTGGGAAGAAACCACGGAACTCAAAATCAACTCCTTATGCCCGATCAGTGCCACCACCCTCGATCAGGCGCCAGCAAAGCAAGCGATTATACGGTGAACAAGGGGATCAGGGACAGCATAATGCCGTCCCGACGGGCGTCACTGGCTAAATCTTCGCCAATGGACCAAATAAATGGTTAACCGCAAAGCTGACTGAACATCAGGGTCAGCAAACATTGCTCCGATTCTCACATCAAAACCGAAATCACCTCCGTCCACTCCTGGAAAGATGTGTTATGCCGCAATTCCGCGATAAACCTAATAAATGCTGTCGAGGGGGCCAGCACCTTCACGAATCACCTCTGGTCCCCCGCCATCTACCAGGGAGATCACCGTGGTCTCCTGAACCCCGCCAAAGCCTCCATCGATGACCAGATCCACCTGCCCCTGCAGGAAATCACGGACGTCCTGAGGGTCGGTCAACGGAAACTCGTCATCCGGCAAGTGGCAGGTGGAGGTCATGATCGGCTGGCCATGCTCAGCCAGCAGCGCCTGACAGATGGGATGGTCCGGCACACGGATACCGATGGTGCGCTTCTTGGCATCCATCAGCCGGCGCGGCACTTCAGTGGTGCCATTGAGGATAAAGGTATAGGGCCCAGGGGTATGCGCCTTGATCAGGCGATAATCCGGGTTTTCCACCTTGGCATAGGTCGCCAGTGCAGAGAGGTCCTCGCACAACAGGGTAAACTGGTGCTTCTTGTCGAGACGGCGCAGCCGGATCAGTCGATTGAGGGCATTCTTTTCCCCGATACAGCAGCCCAGTGCATAAGTAGTGTCCGTCGGGTAGGCAATCAGCCCGCCTTTGCGGATCACGTCCACCGCCTGACGTATCAGCCGCGGCTGGGGTGTTTCCGGATGAATATAGAGCACTTCAGTCATGCTGATTCCGCTTTCGTTCTGTCTCTTGAATGATATGCAGCTTTAACTTTGAGCTTCAACATTTTGTTTTTATTGATTAAAGCTCTGCCAAACCGGTGTGGCTCCACGGGGGATATCTGGAAGACGGCCCAATGCCAGCCACTTCTGTTCTGGCGAGTGGAAGTCGGAGCCCGCGGACACCTTCAAGTCAAAATGCTGCCAGCATTCATTAAGCAGTTCCTGCTGCTGACGGGTGAGACCGGGCATGGCCACCTCCAATCCGTCCCCCCCCTGCGCCTTGAATGCGGTGAGTAATTGCCTCAGTTTCTTGCGGGTAAGGCCGTAGCCATGGGGATGCGCCACTACCGCCTGTCCGCCCGCTGCGTGTATATCCTCGATGGCCTCTTCCATGCTGCACCAGGGGGTGGCCACAAAGGCAGACTGGCCCTGCTTGAGAAACCGGTTGAACGCATGACGGCCGTTGCGAACCCGCCCAGCCTGCTCCAGGTATTTGGCAAACCAGGGGCGACCTGGTGCCTGGCTGTCAGCCAATTCGCAGGTGCGCTCATAGCTGTTCGCCAGTCCTGCCGCCTTGTCCAGGCGTCGGCCAATTTCACGGGCGCGGTTCACCCGGGCCTGTTGCTGACTGGCCACCCGCTCACACAACTGGGGATTGTCGCTATCCAGCCCCAGGCCGAGTATGTGGTATTCCCGATTGTCATGTCGCACCGAGAACTCGATCCCGTTGATCAACCGGATACCACGCTCTTTCGCAGCCTGGCGAGCTTCAGGCAAGCCCGCCAGGGTGTCGTGATCCGTCAACGCCAGGGCAGTTACGCCATAGTCAGCCGCCCGATTCACCAGGTCCGCAGGCGACAGCGCACCGTCCGAGGCCAGACTGTGGCTATGCAGATCGAAACACTCTGAATGCTGAATTGACATGGAACCGGGCACCTTTAACAAGGTCGACAACCTATCATATTGCAGGGTGAATTGCTGCGCCGATGTGGTTAACATCTGCGCCTGCGCTGCCCTTATTCACAAGCCAAGGTAAAATTCGTCCCGCATGACCAACTCAACCGACACAGAACGCGCCAGCGCACCGCCTGCGAAGAAAGAAAGCCTGCTCGCCAATCTGCTGCTGAACATCATCATTCCCACCCTGATTCTCAGCAAGCTGTCCAGCGACGAGTACCTGGGCACCAAGCTGGCCATTGTGGTCGCACTGG
Proteins encoded in this window:
- a CDS encoding MoxR family ATPase gives rise to the protein MQFQGTDQYVATDDLKMAVNAAIALKRPLLIKGEPGTGKTLLAEQVAESLGLPLLSWNVKSTTKAQQGLYEYDAVSRLRDSQLGAEGVEDVSNYLKKGKLWEAFTHEGQVVLLIDEIDKADIEFPNDLLQELDRMEFFVYETGELIKAKQRPIVIITSNNEKELPDAFLRRCFFHYINFPDAETMQAIVDVHYPEIKKNLVTEALQIFFDLRKVPGLKKKPSTSELIDWLKLLMADDIPEDVLRNRDTKSAVPPLYGALLKNESDVQLLERLAFMNRRES
- a CDS encoding L-threonylcarbamoyladenylate synthase; translated protein: MTEVLYIHPETPQPRLIRQAVDVIRKGGLIAYPTDTTYALGCCIGEKNALNRLIRLRRLDKKHQFTLLCEDLSALATYAKVENPDYRLIKAHTPGPYTFILNGTTEVPRRLMDAKKRTIGIRVPDHPICQALLAEHGQPIMTSTCHLPDDEFPLTDPQDVRDFLQGQVDLVIDGGFGGVQETTVISLVDGGGPEVIREGAGPLDSIY
- a CDS encoding tryptophan--tRNA ligase, with product MSSVVSSQRVVSGMRATGRLHLGHYHGVLKNWVRLQHEFECFFFVADWHGLTTEYENPQNIERHVWDLVIDWLAAGVNPGSATLFIQSQVPEHAELHLLLSMMTPLSWLERVPTYKDQQEKLREKDLSTYGFLGYPLLQSADILAYRAGQVPVGADQVAHVELTREVARRFNHLYGREPGFEEAVEAAIKKMGKKQSKIYVNHRRQYQEKGDETALETARALVDAQQNITLGDKERLLGDLEGGGKVILPEPQALLTPASKMPGLDGQKMSKSYGNFISMREEPAEVESKIRRMPTDPARVRRTDAGNPDNCPVWQFHMVYSDEPTRDWVRDGCTSAGIGCLDCKKPIIEAVQEELEPIRKRAEEHLRNPDLVRTIVAEGCEEAREAARATLEEVRVSMGLNYR
- a CDS encoding 16S rRNA (uracil(1498)-N(3))-methyltransferase codes for the protein MNLLLLTPEQHLAGARWRLTPRQAQHVLTVLNGVPGQQIRAGLLNGDVGLATIETIKNSEIEVFFKADSQPVSPPGLSLLLALPRPKMLKRLLIDATSLGIKQIVLINSWKVDKSYWQTPNLKADLLREKMLLGLEQARDTVLPTLTLAPRFRPFVEDNLDSWAGNSQRILAHPGDHPPMPHSQTSPTTLAIGPEGGWTDYEVEMLQKQGFSCFSFGSRILRVETALPALVGRLMQLP
- a CDS encoding VWA domain-containing protein; this encodes MLIGFFENLRRYRVPVTLRELLDLCSALQAHVAFGSVEDFYMLSRAVMVKDEKFYDRFDQAFASYFEGLEELEPDWLSKVIPDEWLRKELEKNLSQEELEKLQGLGSLEKILDELRKRLEEQEKRHQGGNKWVGTGGTSPFGGHGANPEGVRMTGPSRNKKAVKVWEKREFRNLDDSVELGTRNIKLALRRLRKFARTSNQEELDLDDTIRSTAANAGLLDIKMRREQENRAKVLLFFDVGGSMDPFIKICEELFSAARVEFKHMEYFYFHNFVYEYVWKDNRRRWDEKMSTWDVLHKYGSDYKVIFVGDAAMSPYEVNSVGGSVEHWNDEAGAVWFQRIMETYEKVVWLNPEPERAWQMTTSTQWIKQLVEHNMFPLTLEGLEKAMRHLSK
- the rluB gene encoding 23S rRNA pseudouridine(2605) synthase RluB, whose protein sequence is MSETEKLQKVLARAGLGSRRELETWIEAGRVSVNGNIATLGDRVGPEDVLRVDGRTIKVKPEEDIEQRVIMYHKPPGEVCSRNDPEGRPTVFDNLPRLNGLRWVQVGRLDISTTGLLLFTTDGELAHRLMHPSNGFVREYAVRVRGELTAEKRQAMLDGVLLEDGVSKFETIEDAGGAEEGANHWYKVTLVGGKYREVRRLFQSQDLDVARLMRIRFGDLRLPPQLRQGRWMELEPQQIQGLIDKVELKGKKYTGLYGRARLRHQKGSKPPRKARRGPYRR
- a CDS encoding ScpA family protein; the protein is MTETAEPTTQPPPDGQHAQQAEMPFGLVYGKAITKLPDDLYIPPDALEVFLEAFEGPLDLLLYLIKRQNLDILDVPVATITVQYMEYVELMKAMNFELAAEYLVMAAMLGEIKSRMLLPRQSEDDDEEGEDPRAELIRRLQEYERFKKAAEDIDELPRLERDVFPAAAKRPEYTREKAQPDVDMRELLLALKEVMHRADMFESHQVSREKLSTRERMANVLDKLKGREFVPFIELFNPEEGRLGVVVSFLAVLELVKGALIELVQNEPFAPIHVKAKTLVMEESDVLAQLELEDEPETENDAHDGTEG
- the scpB gene encoding SMC-Scp complex subunit ScpB, producing MDADKIKKVIEAAILVAEGPLDRDAMLMLFDEEDQPSKPELAKLLESLAEDYADRGIYLREVASGFRFQARPELGQWVSRLWQEKPPRYSRAILETLALIAYRQPITRGEIEEIRGVSVSSHIVKSLLERNWVRVVGHRDVPGRPAMFATTRQFLDYFDLKSLEDLPPLSEIRDLDKVNEELELTDVPPVNAAPGDHDEAPQGEDGQGLLEEEHEARLPSDQESFPGLEQEPDVDEADLMSMDNVDAVLASFEDEFRRKPARQADNDGEDTSQGTAEENRDQAPVEDEQGNSEDRNESSEEHFADVTAAEAANTEDSPNRHE
- a CDS encoding PHP domain-containing protein; its protein translation is MSIQHSECFDLHSHSLASDGALSPADLVNRAADYGVTALALTDHDTLAGLPEARQAAKERGIRLINGIEFSVRHDNREYHILGLGLDSDNPQLCERVASQQQARVNRAREIGRRLDKAAGLANSYERTCELADSQAPGRPWFAKYLEQAGRVRNGRHAFNRFLKQGQSAFVATPWCSMEEAIEDIHAAGGQAVVAHPHGYGLTRKKLRQLLTAFKAQGGDGLEVAMPGLTRQQQELLNECWQHFDLKVSAGSDFHSPEQKWLALGRLPDIPRGATPVWQSFNQ